A stretch of Natronococcus sp. CG52 DNA encodes these proteins:
- a CDS encoding phosphatase PAP2 family protein has product MSRGVGAFGPIRELIPEWLAVVIALLTQLGDIWFLALLLFVFYWSNTPKQDDIAVVAGAWLAGMGLYKGLKEIFGFPRPGYALLDPELLPWVIQPVYEATAFATGYGFPSGHAVNTTIVYFGLAYVLPYSSRRRRFLGAAALIAIVSFSRVALGVHYLIDVVVGVGVGIALLLVAKILVKRAPADRPTVTFGLAIVLGLFFVLASDAHRDAVLVLSAALGSFAGWQLIMLGRQVVALGRPSQVLRPVVRRGSATVLAVAPLAAALEFFPLLSPYAAGGLIGLVTAGLVTAPVARYSITVQRVGIALGFWLEMAVLGVRHLLEPDTWRRIIAVGRAYANRARERIRTERER; this is encoded by the coding sequence ATGTCCCGCGGAGTCGGCGCGTTTGGACCAATACGGGAACTCATCCCCGAATGGCTCGCCGTTGTCATCGCCCTGCTCACCCAGCTGGGAGACATCTGGTTTCTGGCCCTGCTCCTCTTCGTGTTCTATTGGTCCAACACGCCCAAGCAGGACGATATCGCCGTCGTTGCAGGAGCGTGGTTAGCCGGAATGGGATTGTACAAGGGTTTAAAAGAGATCTTCGGCTTCCCCCGGCCGGGCTACGCGTTACTGGACCCCGAACTCCTTCCGTGGGTTATTCAACCGGTGTACGAAGCCACCGCCTTCGCAACCGGATACGGATTTCCGAGCGGCCACGCGGTCAACACGACGATCGTGTACTTCGGTCTGGCTTACGTCCTTCCGTACAGTTCCCGCCGGAGACGCTTTCTCGGCGCGGCTGCACTCATCGCGATAGTCTCGTTCTCGAGGGTTGCACTCGGTGTACACTATCTAATCGACGTCGTCGTCGGCGTGGGGGTCGGTATCGCCTTACTGCTGGTAGCGAAGATCCTCGTGAAACGCGCCCCCGCCGATCGACCGACGGTCACCTTTGGGCTTGCTATCGTGCTGGGTCTCTTCTTCGTACTCGCGAGCGATGCCCATCGAGACGCGGTGCTCGTTCTTTCCGCGGCGCTCGGTTCGTTCGCCGGGTGGCAGTTGATCATGCTCGGTCGGCAGGTAGTCGCGCTCGGTCGCCCGTCTCAGGTGCTTCGACCGGTCGTTCGTCGTGGTAGCGCTACGGTACTAGCTGTAGCACCGTTAGCCGCCGCTCTCGAGTTCTTCCCGCTGCTCTCGCCGTACGCTGCCGGTGGACTGATCGGACTGGTCACGGCGGGTTTGGTTACGGCTCCTGTCGCACGCTACTCGATCACCGTGCAGCGGGTCGGGATTGCTCTCGGATTCTGGCTCGAGATGGCTGTACTCGGCGTTCGACACCTACTCGAGCCGGACACGTGGCGCCGCATAATCGCCGTTGGACGCGCGTACGCTAACCGCGCTCGTGAGCGGATTCGAACAGAAAGGGAACGATAA
- a CDS encoding MFS transporter yields the protein MRLRVDPLRRRWLLWGTLGIVFLLVNVHRLSSAVLAEKLMVAFGTTGAQLGTLHAVFFWVYAVMQIPTGILADRIGPRLTAAAGAAVMSVGAIWFALADGYLVAILARGLVGLGSSVVFVCILRFCANWYRADEFATMSGATFAVAGIGGVLSTTPLAVAVDAVGWRSAIGWLGVVGLVAAVLVFALVRNTPADAGLEPLEGVPTQPTLTNAELESHLSTVLRDRWVWVLSLMLFCASGLNLTLFGLWGVPYVRQTYGVSVAYASVFTLIGGVGGILGPPAIGWLSDRLGRRVELMVAGGFCYVVCLAVLAVAGDPPLVVVGSAFFLTGALLGAFLLCYPIVKERHPSSASGISTGTINGAGFFGAALLPTLMGWALDAYWTGEYVGGARVYSETGYRVAFGIATVAGVIAFACAIWVYRHRRVCGNELADSSAEGVSGE from the coding sequence ATGCGACTCCGGGTCGATCCGCTCCGGCGACGATGGCTCCTCTGGGGGACGCTGGGGATCGTCTTCCTGCTCGTCAACGTCCACCGGCTCTCCTCCGCGGTGCTCGCCGAGAAGCTGATGGTCGCCTTCGGGACGACGGGTGCCCAGCTGGGAACCCTCCACGCGGTGTTCTTCTGGGTCTATGCCGTCATGCAGATTCCGACGGGGATCCTCGCCGACCGGATCGGGCCGCGATTGACGGCGGCGGCCGGCGCGGCGGTGATGAGCGTCGGCGCGATCTGGTTCGCGCTCGCGGACGGCTACCTCGTGGCGATTCTCGCGCGCGGACTCGTCGGCCTGGGAAGCAGCGTCGTCTTCGTCTGCATCCTGCGGTTCTGCGCCAACTGGTACCGGGCCGACGAGTTCGCGACCATGAGCGGCGCCACCTTCGCCGTCGCCGGAATCGGCGGCGTCCTCTCGACGACGCCGCTGGCCGTCGCCGTCGACGCGGTCGGCTGGCGTTCCGCGATCGGCTGGCTCGGCGTCGTCGGCCTCGTCGCGGCCGTCCTCGTCTTCGCGCTCGTTCGGAACACCCCCGCGGATGCGGGACTCGAGCCCCTCGAGGGGGTGCCGACGCAGCCGACCCTGACGAACGCCGAACTCGAGTCGCACCTCTCGACGGTGCTTCGGGACCGCTGGGTCTGGGTCCTGAGCCTCATGCTGTTCTGTGCCAGCGGCCTCAACCTGACGCTGTTCGGGCTGTGGGGGGTTCCCTACGTCCGACAGACCTACGGCGTTTCGGTGGCCTACGCCTCGGTCTTCACCCTGATCGGCGGCGTCGGCGGTATCCTCGGTCCGCCGGCGATCGGGTGGCTCTCCGACCGACTCGGCCGCCGCGTCGAACTGATGGTCGCCGGCGGCTTCTGTTACGTCGTCTGTCTCGCCGTCCTCGCCGTCGCCGGTGATCCGCCGCTCGTCGTCGTCGGAAGCGCGTTCTTCCTCACCGGCGCCCTGCTCGGCGCATTCCTGCTCTGTTACCCGATCGTCAAGGAACGCCACCCCAGCAGTGCGAGCGGCATCTCGACGGGGACGATCAACGGTGCAGGGTTCTTCGGTGCGGCGCTGCTCCCGACGCTGATGGGCTGGGCCCTGGATGCCTACTGGACGGGCGAGTACGTCGGGGGCGCCCGCGTCTACAGCGAAACCGGCTATCGAGTTGCGTTCGGAATCGCCACCGTCGCCGGCGTGATCGCCTTCGCCTGCGCGATCTGGGTCTATCGTCACCGGCGAGTCTGCGGGAACGAACTCGCGGATTCGAGCGCCGAAGGCGTGAGCGGCGAGTAG
- the rtcA gene encoding RNA 3'-terminal phosphate cyclase — protein sequence MRELDGSNAGGQFLRTALTLSVLENQPVRLENVRGDRPNPGLAHQHLAVLETMAELCDAEVSGTELGAETIEFDPGLSDGGGSGNGDGSDFGTARLEGGSYAVDIGTAGSATLLFDAVLPLATVLESRLSITVTGGTDVEWSPPLDYAGHVKLPLLGRYGLVASCEVDRRGFYPDGGGRVTLRLAPSTLEPLDLAERGDLEGVRLYSTESASLADRGVAHRQLEGALERLDVAGPNRNGGDDLEVLERQERTAASPSPGSALVIRVDHGTGIAGFGALGERGKPAERVGEDAADAANRFLEGSAPVDPHMGDQLLVSLALAGGRVRLPAVTDHVEASRELLASFGIETVLEYEHERDGEAVVSLESAPLL from the coding sequence ATGCGCGAACTCGACGGCTCGAACGCGGGCGGCCAGTTCCTTCGCACCGCCCTCACGCTGTCCGTCCTCGAGAACCAGCCCGTGCGACTCGAGAACGTCCGCGGCGACCGACCGAACCCCGGGCTCGCCCATCAGCACCTGGCCGTCCTCGAGACGATGGCCGAACTCTGCGACGCGGAGGTATCGGGGACCGAACTCGGCGCGGAGACGATCGAGTTCGATCCGGGGCTCTCGGACGGCGGCGGGAGCGGAAACGGAGACGGGAGCGATTTCGGTACGGCGCGCCTCGAGGGCGGCAGCTACGCCGTCGACATCGGCACCGCAGGGAGCGCGACCCTGCTGTTCGACGCGGTCCTCCCGCTCGCGACGGTGCTCGAGTCGCGGCTGTCGATCACGGTCACCGGCGGGACGGACGTCGAGTGGTCGCCGCCGCTCGATTACGCCGGACACGTGAAACTGCCCTTGCTGGGACGGTACGGACTCGTCGCCTCCTGCGAGGTCGACCGACGCGGGTTCTATCCGGACGGCGGCGGGCGGGTGACGCTCCGGCTCGCGCCGTCGACCCTCGAGCCCCTCGACCTCGCGGAGCGTGGCGACCTCGAGGGCGTCCGGCTCTACTCGACGGAGTCGGCGTCGCTCGCGGACCGGGGCGTGGCACACCGGCAGCTGGAAGGGGCGCTCGAGCGACTCGATGTCGCTGGCCCGAATCGAAACGGTGGGGACGACCTCGAGGTACTCGAGCGCCAGGAGCGAACCGCGGCGAGCCCCTCGCCCGGCTCCGCGCTGGTGATCCGCGTCGATCACGGCACCGGAATCGCCGGCTTCGGCGCCCTCGGCGAACGCGGGAAGCCGGCCGAACGAGTCGGCGAGGACGCCGCGGACGCCGCAAATCGGTTTCTCGAGGGATCGGCACCCGTCGACCCCCACATGGGCGATCAGCTCCTCGTCTCCCTCGCGCTCGCCGGCGGGCGCGTTCGACTCCCGGCCGTGACCGACCACGTCGAGGCGAGTCGCGAGTTGCTCGCGTCGTTCGGGATCGAGACCGTACTCGAGTACGAGCACGAGCGCGACGGCGAAGCGGTCGTCTCGCTCGAGTCGGCACCGCTGCTGTAG
- the kdgK1 gene encoding bifunctional 2-dehydro-3-deoxygluconokinase/2-dehydro-3-deoxygalactonokinase produces MSDVVTFGETMLRLSPPDHRRLEDTDELELRAAGAESNVAIAAQRLGSADSTWTSKLPDSPLGRRVVGELNRYGIDTDIVWSDEGRQGTYYLEHGGKPRGTNVIYDRDDTAISTAEAQEFDVDLIQNADVFFTTGITPALSPTLRETTMNMLKAARQGGTTTAFDFNYRQKLWSPEEAKQTLTTLFAGIDVLVIAARDAQNVLGIDGDPRQLAHTLGSQFDFTTVVVTRGSKGALAWHDNTVYDHGAYETETVDPIGTGDAFTGAFLARRLDGDDVPTALEYAAATAALKRTIPGDVALVTREEVEQVVSEDDEEISR; encoded by the coding sequence GTGAGCGACGTCGTCACCTTCGGCGAGACGATGCTCCGCCTCTCGCCGCCCGACCACCGGCGCCTCGAGGACACCGACGAACTCGAACTCCGCGCCGCCGGAGCCGAGAGCAACGTCGCCATCGCGGCCCAGCGTCTGGGCTCGGCGGACTCGACCTGGACCTCGAAGCTGCCCGACTCGCCGCTCGGTCGGCGCGTCGTCGGCGAACTCAACAGGTACGGCATCGACACGGATATCGTCTGGAGCGACGAGGGGCGCCAGGGAACGTACTACCTCGAACACGGCGGCAAGCCGCGCGGCACGAACGTCATCTACGACCGGGACGACACCGCGATCTCGACCGCCGAAGCCCAGGAGTTCGACGTCGACCTGATCCAGAACGCGGACGTCTTCTTCACGACCGGAATCACGCCCGCGCTCTCGCCGACGCTTCGAGAGACGACGATGAACATGCTCAAGGCGGCCAGACAGGGCGGGACCACCACCGCGTTCGACTTCAACTACCGCCAGAAGCTCTGGTCGCCCGAGGAGGCAAAGCAGACGCTGACGACGCTCTTCGCGGGTATCGACGTGCTCGTGATCGCCGCTCGAGACGCGCAGAACGTCCTCGGGATCGACGGCGACCCGCGACAGCTCGCACACACCCTCGGCTCGCAGTTCGACTTCACCACCGTCGTCGTCACGCGCGGTTCGAAGGGGGCTCTCGCCTGGCACGACAACACGGTCTACGATCACGGCGCCTACGAAACGGAGACCGTCGACCCGATCGGGACGGGCGACGCGTTCACCGGCGCGTTCCTCGCTCGCCGACTCGACGGCGACGACGTGCCGACCGCACTCGAGTACGCCGCGGCGACGGCGGCGCTCAAGCGGACGATTCCCGGCGACGTCGCGCTCGTCACCAGAGAGGAGGTCGAGCAGGTCGTCTCGGAGGACGACGAAGAGATCTCGCGATAA
- a CDS encoding dihydrolipoyl dehydrogenase family protein, whose amino-acid sequence MVHVAIVGAYGSAGVAAADGLLDRAGALPELELTLIDDGDPGGGLCILRGCMPSKEVLSAGKHRYQARHDERLEGVPEVDPEAVVARKDEHVSSFAEHRRGHAHDLAERENVEFVHDTARFVDDRVLAVGDRRLEPDYVVVATGSTLDVPDLPGIDEVPFTDSAGVLDATTFPDSGIVMGFGYIGLELAPYLSEVGGVDLAVIEHDDHPLDEMEPAYGETILDLYRDHFDIEVLTNTDERRLERTDDDGVRLYAEREDEERVLEADELYCFTGRRPNLDGLGLEATRLEPGEGWVGSTMQAADDERVFVVGDANGREPILHVAKEQGFAAAENIVRHARDEECEPYAAVPHHVIFSGLGSYPFARLGHTPATASASDMDAFVVTREASSDGVFETKNHPEGRATLVVDADNGTVLGYQGLHLDADVMAKTMQTVIEMKLDVREVPKRAYHPTTPEILDGLLREACERLADEQDCVGDTDSRDMAL is encoded by the coding sequence ATGGTTCACGTCGCGATCGTCGGGGCGTACGGAAGCGCGGGGGTCGCCGCCGCCGACGGACTGCTCGATCGGGCCGGAGCGCTCCCCGAACTCGAACTGACGCTGATCGACGACGGCGATCCCGGCGGCGGGCTCTGCATTCTTCGGGGCTGTATGCCCTCGAAGGAGGTGCTCTCTGCCGGTAAGCACCGCTACCAGGCGCGCCACGACGAGCGACTCGAGGGCGTGCCCGAAGTCGATCCGGAGGCCGTCGTCGCCCGGAAGGACGAACACGTCTCGAGTTTCGCCGAACACCGGCGGGGACACGCCCACGACCTCGCGGAGCGCGAGAACGTCGAATTCGTCCACGACACCGCGCGGTTCGTCGACGACAGGGTGCTCGCCGTCGGTGATCGACGACTCGAACCCGACTACGTCGTCGTCGCGACCGGTTCGACGCTCGACGTGCCCGACCTGCCGGGTATCGACGAGGTCCCGTTCACGGACAGCGCGGGCGTCCTCGACGCGACGACGTTTCCCGACTCGGGGATCGTCATGGGCTTCGGCTACATCGGCCTCGAACTCGCGCCCTACCTGAGCGAGGTCGGCGGCGTCGACCTCGCCGTGATCGAGCACGACGACCACCCGCTCGACGAGATGGAGCCAGCCTACGGCGAGACGATCCTCGACCTCTACCGCGACCACTTCGACATCGAAGTGCTGACGAACACCGACGAGCGACGCCTCGAGCGGACCGACGACGACGGCGTCCGGCTGTACGCCGAGCGCGAGGACGAAGAGCGGGTCCTCGAGGCCGACGAACTCTACTGCTTTACGGGCCGGCGACCGAACCTCGACGGGTTGGGACTCGAGGCGACGCGACTCGAGCCCGGTGAGGGCTGGGTCGGGTCGACGATGCAGGCGGCCGACGACGAGCGGGTCTTCGTGGTGGGAGATGCGAACGGTCGCGAACCGATCCTCCACGTCGCGAAGGAACAGGGCTTTGCGGCCGCCGAGAATATCGTCCGCCACGCTCGCGACGAGGAGTGCGAACCGTACGCCGCCGTCCCGCACCACGTCATCTTCTCCGGACTGGGGTCGTACCCGTTCGCTCGCCTCGGCCACACGCCGGCGACGGCCTCTGCCTCCGACATGGACGCCTTCGTGGTTACCCGCGAGGCCAGTTCCGACGGCGTGTTCGAGACGAAAAATCACCCCGAGGGTCGGGCGACGCTCGTCGTCGACGCCGACAACGGGACCGTGCTGGGCTACCAGGGACTTCACCTGGACGCCGACGTGATGGCGAAAACGATGCAGACCGTAATCGAGATGAAACTCGACGTTCGGGAAGTTCCAAAGCGAGCGTACCACCCGACGACGCCGGAGATTCTCGACGGACTCCTCCGGGAGGCCTGCGAACGCCTCGCCGACGAGCAGGACTGCGTCGGCGACACGGATTCCCGAGATATGGCCCTGTAG
- a CDS encoding Hsp20/alpha crystallin family protein — MRSFDEMNRMFREMDRMFDQFRSTWTDEFAAPGYGSVRPMFEGGIDVNPLEAEPTANLEDEGDAYVFVMDLPGFEKEDVDLTFREGVLSVRATADAEEGSDAYRSLRSRRVAKQVPIPKEIVADEITASYHNGVLEVRLPIVEDERDEDGHRIDIE; from the coding sequence ATGAGATCCTTCGACGAAATGAACCGCATGTTCCGCGAGATGGACCGCATGTTCGACCAGTTCCGATCCACGTGGACGGACGAATTCGCAGCACCCGGCTACGGATCCGTTCGACCGATGTTCGAGGGCGGCATCGACGTGAATCCCCTCGAGGCCGAGCCGACGGCGAACCTCGAGGACGAGGGCGACGCCTACGTCTTCGTCATGGACTTGCCCGGCTTCGAGAAGGAAGACGTCGACCTCACCTTCCGCGAGGGCGTGCTGTCGGTACGTGCCACCGCCGACGCCGAGGAGGGGTCGGACGCGTACCGATCCCTCCGCTCGCGCAGGGTCGCAAAGCAGGTCCCCATCCCGAAAGAGATCGTGGCGGACGAAATCACGGCGAGCTACCACAACGGCGTCCTCGAGGTCCGACTCCCGATCGTGGAGGACGAGCGCGACGAGGACGGTCACCGGATCGACATCGAATAG
- a CDS encoding GNAT family N-acetyltransferase, with product MNGTVRLATPDAAPIVREVARESWHAAYNEFLGAERVANAISDWYAIDGLEASITEAADREDATFLLAERRDDAKRENDDVVGFVHAGADADDPDVANLIRLYVRPTAWGDGVGTALLERVESDLRNACDRLRLVVLADNEIGVSFYESSGFERVESRDSDLGNGLEEYVYEKSL from the coding sequence ATGAACGGGACCGTTCGACTGGCGACACCGGACGCGGCACCGATCGTCCGAGAGGTCGCCCGCGAGAGCTGGCACGCCGCGTACAACGAGTTTCTGGGCGCCGAACGCGTCGCGAACGCGATTTCGGACTGGTACGCGATCGACGGGCTCGAGGCGTCGATCACCGAGGCGGCCGACCGCGAGGACGCCACCTTCCTGCTGGCCGAACGGAGGGACGACGCGAAACGAGAGAACGACGACGTCGTGGGATTCGTGCACGCCGGCGCAGATGCCGATGATCCCGACGTGGCGAACCTCATCCGACTGTACGTCCGGCCGACGGCGTGGGGCGACGGTGTCGGAACGGCGCTGCTCGAGCGCGTCGAATCCGACCTCCGGAACGCGTGTGATCGGCTCCGACTGGTCGTCCTCGCGGACAACGAGATCGGCGTCTCCTTCTACGAGTCGTCGGGGTTCGAACGGGTCGAGAGTCGCGACTCCGATCTGGGAAACGGACTCGAGGAGTACGTCTACGAGAAATCGTTGTAG
- a CDS encoding RNB domain-containing ribonuclease → MSDDAQAQAGTAEGQGPVEISEDLARHLENKREELFEKFEIRDEFPEDVLEEAEERTEGVQAEIADEVDERKDLRELTTWTTDPIDAQDFDDAISIEEREDEFVLWVHIADVTHYVHPDSAMWDEAVQRSNTVYLPGYTIHMLPPVLAETVCSLVPNEDRLAHTVEMHLDKENLSYENIEIYKSVIESDERLTYSQAENRLEDPDAPLHEENALVYELANQMHEQRKEDGSLVLNPARDRAHTIIEECMLKANKAVTHTLMWDRGVEAMYRVHPQPSPDEWSKALREIQDLDGVSIPGDKWEDPRKAVNATLEQAPGRQLDKIQWAVMKVMPRARYMNDPFGGHHALNFEIYGHFTSPIRRLSDLINHWIVYQNDVPENLVELCDRASDKQKDAEQCEREYKQFLQEVGLDPAAVNNRGIEVVDEEEADNTI, encoded by the coding sequence ATGAGCGACGACGCACAGGCCCAGGCCGGAACGGCCGAAGGGCAGGGCCCAGTCGAAATCTCCGAGGACCTCGCACGCCACCTCGAGAACAAGCGCGAGGAGTTGTTCGAGAAGTTCGAAATTCGCGACGAGTTTCCGGAGGACGTCCTCGAGGAAGCCGAGGAACGAACGGAGGGCGTCCAGGCGGAGATCGCCGACGAGGTCGACGAGCGGAAGGATCTGCGAGAGCTGACGACCTGGACGACGGACCCGATCGACGCCCAGGACTTCGACGACGCGATCTCGATCGAAGAGCGCGAGGACGAGTTCGTACTTTGGGTTCACATCGCCGACGTCACCCACTACGTCCATCCCGATTCGGCGATGTGGGACGAGGCCGTCCAGCGGAGTAACACGGTCTACCTGCCGGGCTACACGATCCACATGCTGCCGCCGGTGCTGGCGGAGACGGTCTGCTCGCTCGTCCCCAACGAGGACCGCCTCGCCCACACCGTCGAGATGCACCTCGACAAGGAGAATCTCTCTTACGAGAACATCGAGATCTACAAGTCGGTCATCGAGTCCGACGAGCGACTCACCTACAGCCAGGCCGAAAACCGGCTCGAGGACCCCGACGCCCCGCTGCACGAGGAGAACGCGCTGGTGTACGAACTCGCCAACCAGATGCACGAGCAGCGCAAGGAGGACGGCTCGCTGGTGCTGAATCCGGCTCGCGACCGCGCCCACACGATCATCGAGGAGTGCATGCTCAAGGCCAACAAGGCCGTCACGCACACGCTGATGTGGGATCGCGGCGTCGAGGCGATGTACCGCGTCCACCCGCAGCCGAGCCCCGACGAGTGGTCGAAGGCGCTCCGGGAGATCCAGGATCTGGACGGCGTCTCGATCCCCGGCGACAAGTGGGAAGATCCGCGCAAGGCCGTCAACGCTACCCTCGAGCAGGCGCCCGGTCGCCAGCTCGACAAGATCCAGTGGGCGGTGATGAAGGTGATGCCCCGCGCGAGGTACATGAACGACCCGTTCGGCGGTCACCACGCCCTGAACTTCGAGATCTACGGCCACTTCACCAGCCCGATTCGCCGGCTCTCGGACCTGATCAACCACTGGATCGTCTACCAGAACGACGTTCCGGAGAACCTCGTCGAACTCTGTGATCGGGCCAGCGACAAGCAAAAGGACGCGGAGCAGTGCGAACGGGAGTACAAGCAGTTCCTCCAGGAGGTCGGACTCGATCCGGCGGCCGTCAACAACCGCGGTATCGAGGTCGTCGACGAGGAAGAGGCGGACAACACGATCTAA
- a CDS encoding DUF7562 family protein: protein MWPSRNRDPSVICLACGGEVPRSTAREYDKYGDRWDRENKAFEYLCKPCYNELCHHPRGDLEALLVDLDAGSADHATFLRGYLTTVEERYGPLEEES from the coding sequence ATGTGGCCTTCCCGGAACCGAGATCCGTCGGTTATCTGTCTCGCCTGCGGCGGCGAGGTCCCCCGGTCGACGGCCCGCGAGTACGACAAGTACGGCGACCGCTGGGATCGCGAGAACAAGGCGTTCGAGTACCTCTGTAAACCCTGTTACAACGAACTCTGTCACCATCCTCGAGGGGACCTCGAGGCGCTGCTCGTCGACCTCGATGCTGGCAGCGCCGACCACGCGACATTTCTCCGCGGCTACCTGACGACCGTCGAGGAGCGCTACGGGCCGCTCGAGGAGGAATCCTGA
- a CDS encoding RNA-binding protein yields the protein MQVKSRHHLRSDAISDIEEMLSEQLGVSTEGDTYERVEFEETDWEVVLIDGEPRIAFFDDEPFLTVRGANAYDPENRLVTVDAGAISFVSDGADVMRPGITEATDDISPGDLVLIAEESHGKVLAVGRARVEGSEMAGDEGKVVDSLHHVGDELYEFAG from the coding sequence ATGCAGGTCAAGTCTCGACACCACCTTCGGAGCGACGCCATCTCGGACATCGAGGAGATGCTGTCCGAGCAACTGGGCGTCTCGACGGAGGGCGATACCTACGAGCGCGTCGAGTTCGAGGAGACCGACTGGGAGGTCGTTCTGATCGACGGCGAACCGCGGATCGCGTTCTTCGACGACGAGCCGTTCCTGACCGTCCGGGGAGCGAACGCCTACGATCCCGAAAATCGGCTGGTCACCGTCGACGCCGGCGCCATCTCGTTCGTCAGCGACGGCGCCGACGTGATGCGCCCCGGCATCACCGAGGCCACCGACGACATCTCGCCCGGCGATCTGGTTCTAATCGCCGAGGAATCACACGGGAAGGTGCTCGCCGTCGGTCGCGCTCGCGTCGAGGGTTCGGAGATGGCCGGCGACGAGGGGAAGGTCGTCGACTCGCTGCACCACGTCGGCGACGAATTGTACGAGTTCGCCGGCTGA
- a CDS encoding GNAT family N-acetyltransferase, whose product MSEAHVNVFELYDLFAAGHDSVADVFEYVPQEPYASVKDARDQLEEAAASWDDGDAAQYAVYTADGSLAGYTGLFLEWDRRTGRIGFILGKSHWGNGYAGECATALTDLAFDRLDLDLVAIGYEEGNERSERAIERFIDAVGGQYDGVLRNWTPIGTEIADHHRYTVTREQYERSLAER is encoded by the coding sequence TTGTCCGAGGCGCACGTCAACGTGTTCGAACTGTACGATCTCTTCGCAGCGGGACACGATAGTGTAGCGGACGTGTTCGAGTACGTCCCGCAGGAACCGTACGCGTCGGTCAAGGACGCTCGAGACCAGCTGGAGGAGGCAGCGGCGTCGTGGGACGACGGCGACGCCGCCCAGTACGCCGTCTACACGGCTGACGGCTCACTCGCAGGCTACACGGGACTCTTCCTAGAGTGGGACCGCCGGACCGGACGGATCGGGTTCATCCTCGGGAAGTCTCACTGGGGGAACGGCTACGCGGGCGAGTGCGCAACGGCGTTGACCGACCTCGCGTTCGACCGGCTCGACCTCGACCTGGTGGCTATCGGCTACGAGGAGGGGAACGAGCGATCGGAACGGGCGATCGAGCGGTTCATCGACGCCGTCGGCGGGCAGTACGACGGCGTCTTGCGAAACTGGACGCCGATCGGGACCGAGATAGCGGACCACCATCGCTACACCGTCACTCGGGAGCAGTACGAGCGCTCACTGGCGGAACGGTAG
- a CDS encoding pyridoxamine 5'-phosphate oxidase family protein, with protein MRVIENTLAVDLETFLARPLFCFLAQRSAKGPRVSPLWFRWEDGAVWIIAQLRGRSYPERVERDPETALAILDFEPTTGRVEHVGMRGTASLEPYDEERAERLLEKYLGERRDEWPEMFVGLDAERYRLIEFTAETVAARDQSYPAPAGIED; from the coding sequence ATGAGAGTGATCGAGAACACGCTCGCAGTCGACCTCGAGACCTTTCTCGCTCGCCCGCTGTTCTGTTTTCTGGCACAGCGGTCGGCGAAGGGTCCTCGAGTGTCGCCGCTCTGGTTCCGCTGGGAGGACGGCGCGGTCTGGATCATCGCCCAGCTTCGGGGTCGCTCGTACCCCGAACGGGTCGAACGGGATCCGGAAACCGCGCTCGCGATCCTCGACTTCGAGCCGACGACGGGACGGGTCGAACACGTCGGAATGCGCGGAACGGCGTCGCTCGAGCCGTACGACGAGGAACGGGCCGAGCGACTGCTGGAGAAGTACCTCGGCGAACGCCGCGACGAGTGGCCCGAGATGTTCGTCGGTCTCGACGCCGAGCGGTACCGTCTCATCGAGTTCACGGCGGAGACGGTCGCCGCGCGAGACCAGTCGTATCCCGCACCAGCCGGGATCGAAGACTGA